In Saccopteryx bilineata isolate mSacBil1 chromosome X, mSacBil1_pri_phased_curated, whole genome shotgun sequence, the genomic window TCTGTCCATCCCCAAGTTGTATCTAATACCCAAGGTGAATTCTTGCCGAGTGCCAAGAATAAGGTCAAGGGCAATGCCAATGCCATGTCTAAAGCAGGGGCTGGGCCGGATGCAACAGACTCTGCCCAGCCCCAGGCTGTGTCAAATTCCCAAGGTGAAGTCTTACCTGGTACCAGGAATAAGGTCAGGTGCAATACCAATGCTGTATCTAAGTCAGGAGCTGAGCCAGATATAATGAGCTCTGCCCAGCCCCAAGCTGTGGCCAATTCACAGGGTGAAGCCTTGTTTGGTACTAAAAATGAAGTCAAGGGCAATTCCAATGGTATATCTAAAGCAGGGACTGGGCCAGATGCAATGGGCTCTGTTCAGCTCCAGGCTATGGCCAATTCTCAGGGTGAGGTCTTACTTGGTGCCAAGAATAAAGCCAGGGACAATCTCAATGCTGTGTCTAAGGCAGAGGCAAGGGTAGATGCGATGAGCTCTGCCCAGCATCGAGCTGTGGCCAATTCTCAGGATGAGGCCTTGTCTGATGCCAGGAATAAGATCAAGGCCAAGTCCAGTACTGTGTCTAAGTTAGAGGCTGGAGCAGATACAGTAGGCTCTGCTCAGCCCCAGGCTGTAGACATTTCCCACAGTGAGGCCTTGCTTGGTGCCAGGAGTAAGATCAAGGGCAATGTCCATGCTCAGTCTAAGGTAAAGGCCAGGACAACTACAACAAGCTCTGGCCAGCCTCAGTCCATGGTGCTTCCCCAGAGCAAGACCTTTCTTGGTGCAAAAGACAAAGCTATGCCCAAGTctaaggcagaagccacagaggacAGTGCTATCTATCCAAATCTCAAGCCTAAGGCCATGCCTACTTCTGAAAGTGAGGGTGAGACAGGTACTCAGGCCTGTGAAAAGATGCAACCTAAGGTCCATGACTATTACTGGAATGGAATTGGTATTGAAGATTGGATTGCTTCTGAGCGATGGATCAAATTTAGGTTTCAGGCCAGGGATGAATACTGGGAGAATAGCATGTCCTGGGCTGACGATGAGAATGAAGCCAGTATTGAGTCTTGGAATAGGGCTAGTGATAAGCTTGGTATTAGATCCTGTGCTGGGGCTTGTGATGAAGCTGATGTTAAGTCCTGGTCTGGGGCTAGGGCTGAGAATGAGGTTGGTATTGGTCCCTGGGATGGACCTGGGGACCAGGCCAGTGGGGATCTCTGGACTGGGAACAAGGCTATTGGAGGGTCCTGGACTGGGGCTGAGAATCAGATAAGAGAGGGGTCTTGGGTTGGCACTGGGAACCAGGCTACTGGGGAACCCTGGACTGGAGGTCAGATCAGTGAGGGTTCCTGGGATGGGGTCCAGGCCAGTACGGTATCCTGGGCTGGGGAAGAGGCAATTGGAGGGTTCTGGGCAGTGGCTGAGAACCAGGCCACTGGAGGATCCTGGCCTGGGACTCAGGAGCAGGCCAGTGGAAGGTCCTGGGATGGAGATGGAATTCAGGCAAATGGGGGTTCCTGGACTGAGGCTAGGGCTGGGAATGTGACTAGTATTGGGTACTGGGTTGGGGCTGTGAACCAGTCTAGTGGAGGGTGCTGGGTTGGGACTGAAAATCTACCTGGTAGTGGGGCCAAGCCTAGATTTGATCACCAGGCCAGTGAAAATGTATCCTGGGCTGACGCTGGTGACCAGCACAGTGGAAGGTCTAGGTTGGTGTCTAAAGACCAGTCCAGTGGAAGGTCCTGGGCTGACATTCCAGATCAAGCCAGTGGAGCGTCCAGGCTTGGACCTGTGGACCAGTCCACTTGTAGGTCCTGGGCTAGGGCTGGGGAACAGGCTGATGGAGGGTCTAGGCCAGAGTTTATGGACCAGTCTAATGTTCGATCCTGGGCTGGCACTGGGAACCAGGCCAGTGGAAGGTCCTGGGTTGGGGCTGGGGAGCAGGCACGTAGCTGTTCCAAACTTGGATTAGAGGATCAGGCCAGTGGAGGAAGCTCCTGGGCTGGCACTGGGGATCAAGTGGGTGAAAACTCCTGGTCTGGGTCTAGGCTGGGGCCTGTGAATCAGACAAGTGGAGGGTCCTGGGCCAGGGCTGGACACCAGGCGAGTGGAAGGTCCCAAGTCTGTGCTGGGGTGGAGGACAATGAAGGATACTGGTTTGGGGCGGGAGATGAGGCTAGCAAAGAATCCTGGCTCTGGAGAGTGGAAAAGGCTGATATTGTATCTAGACCTGGAGGTAAAAATGAACCCAGTGTTGAATCCAGATCAGGGGCTGGGGAAGAGGGCAGGTTTGAGATTGAGGACAAGGCCAGTACTGAGTCCTGGATCAGATCTGAAGAGGAGGCCTTTATGGATTGCTGTcttggggctgaggctggagctgagGCCAGTAAAGAGTCTTGGCTCTGGGATGAAGATGCAAGTACTACAGGGGCTAAGCTTGGCTCTGGGGAAGAACCTGGCTCGAGGTCCTGGATTTTGGCTGAAGATATAGATGAAGATGAGCTGAGCAGATCATCCAGCCCTGATATTGAGGAGATCAGTTTACGGTCCTTGTTTTGGGCTGACAGTGAGAACAAGAATGAGTACAGATCCAGGAGTGAGAAAAATGTCAGTTTTGAGTGTGGGGCTGGAAATAAGGCCAGCTACAAGGACAAGCTTGAGGCTACTGGTGGAGCGAATGTAAGGTCTTGGTTCAAGGatgggaaagaaaacagaagtgaaGACAAATCTGCACCTAAGACTAAAGCCAAAACATCATCTGAACCTACAGGCATATATCCATCCATGGTCCCTGGGGCAGGAATGGAGTCATGGACAGGAACCATGATCTGGGCGGAAATGAAATTTCCATATCAAAATGAGCCCCGCTTACCACCTGAAGATGAGCTCAGAAAGCAGATCAAATCCGGGGgaaaagcacagccctgggcctGCCGCTGTAAACACAAAGCTAATATGGATCCACAAGAGCTTGAAAAACTCATTTGCATGATTGAGATGACTGAAGATCCTTCTATTCATGAAATAGCCAATAATGCTCTATATTACAGTCCTGATTATCCATTTTCCCATGAAGTCATTCGTAATGCAGGTAGAATCTCAATTATTGAAAGCTTGCTCAATAATCCCCACCCCAGTGTTAGGCAGAGGGCTTTAAATGCCCTAAATAACATCTCAGTGGCTGCTGAAAATCACAGGAAGGTTAAAACATACTTAAACCAAGTATGTGAAGATACTGTCACCTATCCATTGAATTCAAATGTGCAGCTGGCAGGACTAAGACTGATAAAGCACCTGACTATTATTAGTGAGTATCAGCATATGGTTACAAATTATATTTCAGAATTCCTTCGTTTATTAACTGTGGGAAGTGGAGAAACTAAAGACTATATTTTGGGAATGCTTTTGAATTTCTCTAAAAATCCATCTATGACAAAAGATTTGCTTATAGCCAATGCACCAACATCACTGATTAATatatttagcaagaaagagacaaaagagaACATTCTTAATGCTCTTTcactatttgaaaatataaattatcattttaaaagaagagcACGAGTATTTAGCCAGGACAAGTTCAGTAAAAATTCCCTTTATTTTGTATTCCAACGACCTAAAGCATATGCCAAGAAACTTCGAGTTTTAGCAGCAGAGTACAGTGACCCTGAGGTGAAAGAAAGAATTGAGATATTATTAAGTAAGCTCTGATTAGttgtatattttcaaacaaatatgagtaatattttGGTTTTGCAGCCTGGGGGCAATGCACTTTGTAAATTGCATTAAAACTTTGAGACTGATGTTACTGATAATGGTCTACAGCTGGACCATTTGAACACCAGATTAATTCAAACTTGTACTGAAAATGCATGTGTTGATTTTTTACCTTGTCTGAGATGTTTTTAGTATGCTTCATGAGCAGAAATGAAACTGATTATAAGTAAGGTCATCTTTGGTCCTTTGTGTGGACTTATgtttatacatttgaaattttatttttgtcatcaatAAAGCTGTGTGTtttaagcagaaaataagacacgtctttgtctttgactttatGATCTATTTGGGAAAGCAAGATGTATGGAAACAATAACAAAACCAGGAGCCACTCATAGCTAGCTGCTTCTTATTAATGCATAGAAGTGGCAGAAAGGTCTGAGGGCAAAAATGCACAGAGAAAGTTTACAGAAGATGGGATGCTTTAGTAAGCTGGGCTTGAAAGATAAGATAGAAACAGGGCAGAAGGGCattggagggaggaggagtggtGGGAAGAAAGCATGGAGTTGGGAACCCTGCCCCAGAGAGGAAGCTGGCTTGCCTAAGTGCAGAGTGTGAGGAAGGGAGTGATGAGAAATACAGTTCAGCAGTTAGGGTGAGTCTCGTTGGTGGGGGTCCCTGATTGCTAAACTGAGGTGTCTGTGTATTACTCCATCCAACCCTGAGAGACACCAGAGTCTTTCATGACCACGGGAAGGGCAGGATGAAAGGAAAACAATGTGGCTGATTTGCATGAAGGGTGGATGTGAGCTGGGGAGAGGACAGAAGGGGCCGCTGAAGATTGCAATACCAGTTAGGGAGTTAGCACCATAGTCTAAGTACAAGATGATGAAGGTGTGAAATGTCACTGCTGGTCATGGGGATGGTAAAGGGATGAAGGAAATGAGAGACCCCTGGACGAAGCTGTGCTGGGACCTATTCTGGGGGCCTTCAGGGAGggacaattttattttagagtcCTGGGGACATTTGATAGGAAAACATCTTCTTTCTTGGCCAGTCTTGTACCTATATAAGTGAATATGTtagttactatttattttttttatttttatttttattttttttttattttatttttttttcatttttcatttttctgaagctggaaacggggagagacagtcagacagactcccgcatgcgcccgaccgggatccacccggcacgcccaccaggggcaatgctctgcccaccagggggcgatgctctgcccatcctgggcgtcgctctgttgcgaccagagccactctagcgcctgaggcagaggccacagagccatccccagcgcccgggccatctttgctccaatggagccttggctgcgggaggggaagagagagacagagaggaaagcgcggcggaggggtggagaagcaaatgggcgcttctcctgtgtgccctggctgggaatcgaacccgggtcctccgcacgctaggccgacgctctaccgctgagccaaccggccagggctatttttatttttaaaatttatttttatttttttattattattattttttctgaagccagaaacggggagagacagtcagacagactccctcatgcgcctgaccgtgatccacccggcacgcccaccagggggcgacactctgcccaccagggggcgatgctctgcccctccagggcgttgctctgttgcgaccagagccactctagcgcctggggcagaggccgaggagccatccccagcgcccgggccatctttgctccagtggagccttggctgcgggaggggaagagagagacagagaggaaggagagggggaggggtggagaagcagatgggcgcttttcctgtgtgccctggccgggaatggaacccaggacttctgcacgccaggccgatgctctaccactgagccaaccggccagggccagttactatttatttaaaaaaatatatttttttattttagagagaagagggagagaaaaggaggtgggaggggcaggaagcatcaactagtagtagctgcttctcatatgtgccttggggaaagcttggggtttcgaaccagcaacttcagcactccaggtcgacgctctatccactgcgccaccacctagtcagtcaGTTGG contains:
- the ARMCX4 gene encoding armadillo repeat-containing X-linked protein 4, with the protein product MARVQEVGWVTAGLVIWAGTCYYIYKLTKGRAQSVRRLASNGSRVKMETVAGLKNQTLAVSEALDGTEIEAKAGAETGTGDGIGTEVETQITAKAQAQANSQAKAMAGVEAETQSEVKRVVMTEAVTLDEAKEKAKEVAMKEAVTQTDSVAERVVKKEAVTQTKAKAWELEARAEAKKEAMTQTKVETHIFAEKETELNNRVLATQNEALAMTREVAKMNAINKTGIMAETKARALEEIVKVAENQSEARPGTTFDAKRILNTMSRAKSGVDIRSYAPSQAVDKIQDDDMPCAGVEAKGNHKIISWEGSGSDMRAFSQPQIVTNAQAETLTGTRIDAKNNTNAMYKVGSGADMRAFIQPQTVAKKKDEAMSDARVDDRENTNVTSRAMTEADMKAVARPETIPDARVKGRGNSNAMSKTGAKANFGVNSQVEALPDSNVKTRGNHNANFKVGAGKDMSYTQPQPMASVQGDTQPQPMAGVQGDATPDCRIKDKGNANIMSKEGAGTDTKLQSQMSAMSQVEALPSTKAKARGKAKGKCKVGVGIDMKAGVQPLSGAKTHTHALSDCQVDDKGNPNAISRAEAKAELRVCGQPQAMVNVQDEASSCMQNKACSNLNAVSKVEAKPDTLGSAQSQTYTGGSAQPQAVASSQSEALCATSNKVRGNPNAVFKRGNGAESTGSAMPQAVSNSQGDALLGARNSIRGKPNVVSKSESGPDTVGSAQPQAVANFQGEALLGARNKIRGKPNVVSKSGAGPDTVGSAQPQAVAISQEETLPGTMIKLQGNPNALSKAETGAEAMGSLQSKAVSNSQSEALLGARNKVRGKPNVVSKAGAGPDKTGSVQPQAIASFLGEALAGTKNKVKGNSNAVFKTGAGPDAVGPTLPQAMASSQAEALPGARNKVKGNTNAMSKAGTGLDKTGSAQSQAVANSQSEGLPRARNKAKGNPNALSKAGVGPDATVSDYLQAMTNSQGEASCGTKNKIRDNPNTVSKAQARADATGSAQPQVMFNSKGEVLPSIRNKVKGNVTAVSKAGAGPDATGSVHPQVVSNTQGEFLPSAKNKVKGNANAMSKAGAGPDATDSAQPQAVSNSQGEVLPGTRNKVRCNTNAVSKSGAEPDIMSSAQPQAVANSQGEALFGTKNEVKGNSNGISKAGTGPDAMGSVQLQAMANSQGEVLLGAKNKARDNLNAVSKAEARVDAMSSAQHRAVANSQDEALSDARNKIKAKSSTVSKLEAGADTVGSAQPQAVDISHSEALLGARSKIKGNVHAQSKVKARTTTTSSGQPQSMVLPQSKTFLGAKDKAMPKSKAEATEDSAIYPNLKPKAMPTSESEGETGTQACEKMQPKVHDYYWNGIGIEDWIASERWIKFRFQARDEYWENSMSWADDENEASIESWNRASDKLGIRSCAGACDEADVKSWSGARAENEVGIGPWDGPGDQASGDLWTGNKAIGGSWTGAENQIREGSWVGTGNQATGEPWTGGQISEGSWDGVQASTVSWAGEEAIGGFWAVAENQATGGSWPGTQEQASGRSWDGDGIQANGGSWTEARAGNVTSIGYWVGAVNQSSGGCWVGTENLPGSGAKPRFDHQASENVSWADAGDQHSGRSRLVSKDQSSGRSWADIPDQASGASRLGPVDQSTCRSWARAGEQADGGSRPEFMDQSNVRSWAGTGNQASGRSWVGAGEQARSCSKLGLEDQASGGSSWAGTGDQVGENSWSGSRLGPVNQTSGGSWARAGHQASGRSQVCAGVEDNEGYWFGAGDEASKESWLWRVEKADIVSRPGGKNEPSVESRSGAGEEGRFEIEDKASTESWIRSEEEAFMDCCLGAEAGAEASKESWLWDEDASTTGAKLGSGEEPGSRSWILAEDIDEDELSRSSSPDIEEISLRSLFWADSENKNEYRSRSEKNVSFECGAGNKASYKDKLEATGGANVRSWFKDGKENRSEDKSAPKTKAKTSSEPTGIYPSMVPGAGMESWTGTMIWAEMKFPYQNEPRLPPEDELRKQIKSGGKAQPWACRCKHKANMDPQELEKLICMIEMTEDPSIHEIANNALYYSPDYPFSHEVIRNAGRISIIESLLNNPHPSVRQRALNALNNISVAAENHRKVKTYLNQVCEDTVTYPLNSNVQLAGLRLIKHLTIISEYQHMVTNYISEFLRLLTVGSGETKDYILGMLLNFSKNPSMTKDLLIANAPTSLINIFSKKETKENILNALSLFENINYHFKRRARVFSQDKFSKNSLYFVFQRPKAYAKKLRVLAAEYSDPEVKERIEILLSKL